One Mesorhizobium sp. L-2-11 genomic region harbors:
- a CDS encoding transglutaminase family protein, which yields MHRTVAKLGLTLFLVVATWPAIAGEAQSPVTFVRSILNAPASEMSFARTKIAVDRFADPSINEAATIAELDGMVAIVGKMLSTLPPAEAATDMEKMKALRAFIYEPGHWNDQKPFQYDLADPFGQQFGAQMLTRYLATKKGNCVSMPMLFLALGEKLGLDLALSTAPLHVFVKFTDRATGKTWNLETTSGAGFARDEHYRKIAPMTDQAVANGVYLKTLNRHETLALIATGALDALLAAGRYDEAIAVADVLIEANPADAYSLTKKGTAYYRLLERDFIRKYPAEKDIPPAEMPRAIELSRANQDAFAKAEALGWREPKLN from the coding sequence ATGCATCGCACCGTCGCAAAGCTCGGCTTGACGCTGTTTCTCGTCGTAGCGACGTGGCCGGCTATTGCCGGCGAGGCGCAATCGCCAGTCACCTTCGTGCGCTCGATCCTCAATGCCCCCGCCAGCGAGATGAGCTTCGCCCGCACCAAAATCGCGGTCGACAGGTTCGCCGATCCGTCGATTAATGAAGCGGCCACGATTGCTGAACTCGACGGCATGGTGGCGATTGTCGGCAAGATGCTGTCCACCTTGCCGCCGGCCGAGGCGGCAACCGACATGGAAAAGATGAAGGCTCTGAGGGCGTTCATCTATGAGCCGGGACACTGGAACGATCAGAAACCGTTCCAGTACGATCTGGCCGATCCTTTCGGCCAGCAGTTCGGCGCGCAGATGCTGACGCGCTACCTTGCCACGAAAAAGGGCAATTGCGTTTCTATGCCGATGCTGTTCCTCGCCCTTGGCGAAAAGCTCGGCCTCGATCTCGCCCTCTCGACAGCGCCGCTCCATGTGTTCGTAAAGTTCACCGACCGAGCGACAGGCAAGACATGGAATCTTGAAACGACAAGCGGGGCCGGCTTCGCCCGCGACGAACACTATCGCAAGATTGCGCCAATGACAGACCAGGCGGTTGCCAATGGCGTCTATCTCAAGACACTGAATCGCCACGAAACACTTGCGCTGATCGCGACCGGCGCTCTCGATGCTCTGCTGGCGGCAGGCCGCTATGACGAAGCCATCGCCGTTGCCGATGTGCTGATCGAAGCCAATCCGGCCGATGCCTACTCGCTGACCAAGAAAGGCACGGCCTACTATCGGCTGCTCGAACGCGACTTCATTCGCAAATATCCGGCCGAGAAAGACATTCCGCCGGCAGAAATGCCGCGCGCCATTGAGCTTTCACGTGCCAATCAGGACGCCTTCGCCAAGGCAGAAGCGCTTGGCTGGCGCGAGCCGAAACTGAACTGA
- a CDS encoding RHS repeat-associated core domain-containing protein: MLAVMLAISMTVAGTAGGYAASAFRPHLLPLSSGAQATPVRFISPDTMDPTMPGVGTNRYAYAENDPVNKSDPNGHI; this comes from the coding sequence TTGCTGGCGGTCATGCTGGCGATCTCGATGACGGTCGCCGGCACGGCCGGCGGTTACGCCGCTTCGGCATTCAGACCACACTTGTTGCCACTTTCCAGCGGGGCTCAGGCTACTCCGGTGCGTTTCATATCTCCCGACACGATGGACCCGACAATGCCGGGGGTCGGAACAAACAGATACGCCTACGCCGAAAATGATCCTGTCAATAAAAGCGATCCAAATGGTCATATTTGA
- a CDS encoding Tn3 family transposase → MAHRSVLTDRQRATLFDLPTDEVSLLRHYTLADDDLVHIRERRRPENRLGFALQLCALRYPGRTLYQGEVIPDQVLAFIAAQIGVAGDALLNYAVRRQTRQQHMEALRAIYGYKNFAGRGARELKESLDAQAEDSRSNEDLARRFVDGCRQTQTILPAISMIERLCADALVAAERRIEMRITDRLDQPIRDRLDMLLTEMTEGNVSRFVWLRRTEPGDNSALANRLLDRLEFLAGLGLKPQVLDDVPPHRIARLRRQGERYFADGLRDIGTERRLAILAVCVVEWAAAIGDAVVETHDRIVGKTWREAKRLCDGRVADAKTAVTDTLRAFSGLGTAMLEARNDGISLETAIATSPGWPELEKLVATASQLTDTLAADPLAHVIQGFHRFRRYAPRMLRCLEIQAASVAEPLMRAIALIREKRETPSQPTTFLRPTSKWNRHLKAQDDGDHRLWEVAVLFHLRDAFRSGDVWLAHSRRYADLKQALVPMSAALATTRLAVPFEPGSWLADRKARMADGLKRLARAARSGTIPLGSIEDGTLHLERLTAATPQDADELILDLYRRMPEVRITDILLDVDAATGFTEAFTHLRTGAPCQDKIGLLNVLLAEGLNLGLRKMAEASNTHDYWQLSRLSRWHVESDAIDQALAMVVAAQGRLPMAQFWGMGATASSDGQFFPTARQGEAMNLINAKYGNEPGVKAYTHLSDQFAPFATQLIPATVSEAPYILDGLLMNEAGQRVREQYADTGGFTDHVFATASILGYRFIPHIRDLPSKRLYVFNPAGTPSELRGLVGGKIREDLIVSNWSDILRSAATMVAGIMAPSQLLRKFASYPRQHDLALALREVGRIERTLFIIEWILDVDMQRRARIGLNKGEAHHALKNALRIGRQGEIRDRTTEGQHYRIAGLNLLAAIIIYWNTVHLGRAVLQRRNTGLDVPPELLAHISPLGWAHILLTGEYRWPKPTKRVEAILRAAP, encoded by the coding sequence ATGGCTCATCGTTCCGTTCTGACTGATCGCCAACGCGCTACCCTCTTCGACCTGCCGACCGACGAAGTCTCACTTTTGCGGCACTACACTTTGGCCGACGACGATCTGGTCCATATTCGGGAACGGCGGCGTCCCGAGAACAGACTGGGATTTGCGCTTCAGCTTTGCGCGCTGAGATATCCCGGGCGGACGCTTTATCAGGGCGAGGTCATTCCTGACCAGGTTCTTGCGTTCATCGCCGCGCAGATCGGCGTGGCCGGCGACGCGCTGCTCAACTATGCCGTTCGCCGGCAAACGCGCCAGCAGCATATGGAGGCCTTGCGCGCTATCTACGGCTACAAGAATTTCGCAGGCCGCGGCGCACGGGAACTGAAAGAGTCGCTTGACGCGCAGGCCGAAGATTCCCGCTCCAATGAAGATCTCGCACGGCGATTTGTCGATGGATGCCGCCAAACTCAAACCATCTTGCCGGCGATTTCGATGATTGAGCGACTCTGCGCCGACGCCCTTGTGGCAGCCGAACGCCGGATCGAGATGCGGATTACCGATCGCCTCGATCAGCCGATCCGCGATCGGCTCGATATGCTGCTGACAGAAATGACGGAGGGCAATGTCAGCCGCTTCGTCTGGCTGCGCAGAACCGAACCGGGTGACAACTCTGCCTTGGCGAACCGTCTGCTCGACCGCCTTGAATTTCTGGCAGGGCTAGGATTGAAGCCACAGGTTCTCGATGATGTTCCGCCACATCGGATCGCCCGTCTGCGACGGCAGGGCGAGAGATATTTCGCCGATGGCTTGCGCGATATCGGAACGGAGCGGCGCCTGGCTATTCTTGCCGTTTGCGTAGTGGAGTGGGCCGCGGCGATTGGCGATGCTGTTGTGGAGACGCATGACCGGATCGTCGGCAAGACCTGGCGAGAGGCCAAACGGCTTTGCGATGGACGCGTTGCTGATGCCAAAACGGCCGTAACCGACACCTTGCGCGCCTTCTCCGGTCTCGGCACGGCAATGCTCGAAGCACGAAACGACGGCATTTCGCTTGAAACGGCGATTGCCACATCGCCAGGCTGGCCGGAGCTGGAGAAACTGGTCGCTACGGCATCTCAATTGACCGACACCCTTGCCGCCGATCCACTGGCTCATGTCATCCAGGGCTTTCATCGCTTCCGCCGCTATGCGCCGCGCATGCTGCGCTGCCTGGAAATACAGGCGGCAAGCGTGGCCGAACCGCTCATGCGAGCAATCGCCCTGATCCGGGAAAAGCGCGAAACACCGTCGCAACCGACAACTTTTCTGCGTCCCACATCAAAATGGAACCGCCATCTCAAGGCGCAGGATGACGGCGACCATCGCTTGTGGGAAGTAGCGGTCCTCTTCCATTTACGCGACGCGTTCCGGTCCGGCGACGTATGGCTCGCCCATTCCCGCCGCTATGCCGATCTCAAACAAGCGCTGGTGCCGATGTCGGCTGCTCTGGCCACAACAAGGCTGGCGGTCCCGTTCGAACCCGGCTCATGGCTTGCCGATCGCAAGGCCAGAATGGCGGATGGACTGAAGCGGCTGGCCAGAGCCGCCCGGAGCGGCACCATTCCGCTCGGCAGCATCGAAGACGGTACCTTGCATCTTGAACGGCTGACTGCGGCAACACCGCAGGACGCCGACGAACTGATCCTCGATCTTTACCGGCGCATGCCGGAAGTGCGGATCACCGACATTCTTCTGGATGTCGATGCGGCAACCGGATTTACGGAAGCCTTCACCCATCTACGAACCGGTGCTCCCTGCCAGGACAAGATCGGCCTTCTGAACGTACTGCTGGCCGAAGGGCTCAATCTGGGCTTAAGAAAGATGGCGGAAGCGTCCAATACCCACGACTACTGGCAATTGTCTCGCCTTTCGCGCTGGCATGTCGAAAGCGACGCCATCGACCAGGCGCTCGCCATGGTGGTCGCGGCTCAAGGCCGTCTGCCGATGGCCCAATTCTGGGGAATGGGAGCGACCGCTTCCAGTGACGGCCAGTTCTTCCCGACCGCGCGACAGGGCGAGGCGATGAATCTCATCAACGCCAAATATGGCAACGAACCAGGTGTAAAGGCATATACACACCTGTCCGATCAGTTCGCCCCTTTCGCGACCCAGCTCATTCCGGCGACCGTCAGCGAGGCGCCTTATATTCTTGACGGTCTCCTCATGAATGAAGCCGGCCAGCGTGTCCGTGAACAATACGCCGATACCGGCGGCTTCACCGACCATGTCTTCGCCACCGCCTCGATCCTGGGTTACCGGTTCATTCCGCATATCCGGGATTTGCCGTCGAAGCGTCTTTACGTGTTCAATCCTGCCGGCACACCTAGCGAGTTGCGCGGCCTCGTCGGCGGCAAGATCAGAGAGGACCTCATCGTCTCGAACTGGTCCGACATTTTGCGTAGTGCTGCGACCATGGTCGCCGGCATCATGGCGCCCAGTCAGCTGCTGCGCAAATTCGCTTCCTATCCGCGCCAACACGATCTTGCGCTCGCCCTTCGCGAGGTCGGCCGCATTGAGCGCACGCTGTTCATCATTGAATGGATCCTCGATGTCGACATGCAGCGTCGTGCGCGCATCGGTCTCAATAAAGGCGAGGCACATCACGCGCTCAAGAACGCCCTGCGGATAGGCCGGCAAGGCGAGATTCGTGACCGGACCACGGAAGGCCAGCACTATCGCATAGCGGGTCTCAATCTGCTTGCCGCCATCATCATCTACTGGAACACGGTTCATCTCGGGCGAGCCGTCCTGCAGCGCAGAAATACGGGGCTCGACGTGCCGCCGGAACTGCTTGCCCATATCTCGCCGCTCGGCTGGGCGCATATCCTGCTCACCGGCGAGTACCGATGGCCCAAGCCCACCAAGCGAGTTGAGGCCATCCTTCGCGCTGCTCCATGA